atattggattatttaatgagaatactccaaactattggggtgcttctcaaaatactccaaactctATTTTAACTAGCAATATAACCAACTTTTACACCCATTCTCTTTTATTAAAACAGGTGGACTGGTTACCTGCTAACCCGGTTTCTTTGTCTTTAACCTTTTCTTGTTCTATTCtaatattctttattatttaattaccaTAAATCTTCTCACTCTTCTCCAAAACACCATTAATACTCTCCAAAACTCTATTTATTTTGTGTATAAAGGATGCGCAGACCAATAATTCAAACATTGCCCCATGAAGAATAAATCTTTCCACAAATAAAATTAGATCATTATAAGAGTACGACCTTCTTATTCATCAACTTTAATATAGTACATTAGTACCAAGGTTAACAACTACTGATGAATCAGCTTTTGGAATTTCCAAAATTCATCTCATTCATTTGCCCAAAATCTCGAAACCCTCTTCAATTCACTCATAAACAAATCGCCAAAGATCAAATTTCAGCAAGAGTGCAAGACAATCAATCCATCTCTTATGTTACTAGTAGGACTCAATGATTTTGTATACTCCGTATTAAAATCataagggcattagcaatagatgaACCCATTTTGAGGTTTGTCAAGTGCCAAATCATCAAAAATACAAACCTTTCTACAACAAACCTCTTGTCAACAATAGATAAATCTTTTCAAGGTTCATAAGGTGGCCCACACATATTATTCCTCCTTTCACACTCTCTTTCTACAAACCCGTATACTACCTAGTAACCATTCCCAACAACAAACCTCAACACCCATGCCTAGCAATAGgaggtttgttgacaaacctgAAAAATAGAGGACATGTCATCGCACAAACCcgttgacaaacctctattgcTAGTGCCCTAAGGGTGAGTCAATTTGAACTCCCACAAAGTATAATTAAAAACGATTGCTTCTTGATAAATTTGATAAACATGTAATTACAAAATCACACAATTGTAATAATTGAGTTTATTAAATACGAGGTATATTGCATAGAATGAAAGAAGATATTACCCGTGGAGTGATGTAGCAATAAAAATCAGAGGACATTGCACAAAACTAGAGTAAATGTAATTAAAACAAGGTTTTaccaaaaaatttaaaaaaataaaaatttaatggGCTGATAAATGGAGAGGGAGAGCTATTTCTATTTCATCCCTGGTATTATCTGGGTTGTACTAATGCAGGTTTGCGGGAGTGTAATCAGGTATGGGCAGGGGCGAAGCCAGGATTTTAAGTTTGGGGTAGCGAAAATATGAAATGGATTGTTATATGGAAAAAGGAAAGTTGTGAAAAAAAATGTGTTACATACTGTATAGAAATTCAAAATACAAACGCTTTAACAAATGAGTGCTCCGGACTAACTTAATAttctcattttataatttaacaacTTATGATAGTATACAAAAAAAAGGCTTAACCATTACTCTCTCTGTCCCAGTGAAtagtttacacttactctattttGTGAGAGTTAAATAAagcaagtgtaaactattgactattGACTGAGACCGAGGGTGTACTATGTAATTACTTAAAATTCATGTTATGAACTGACCAATTATCTTCATTTTATTTTCCATACAATTATGATAAAATTATCAGGTAAAATAGAAACACAAAGTCCGAATGCATAAAtataatcacaaattctcattgaagacatgacatatccgtcacaagcttgtgacggataccattttacctcacaatgtacccactttttctctctctgcaacactattcatgtggtcccctttctccactaacccattttgttaccattttatctcacaaaatatccgtcacaaatggtaacccgtcacaagggagaccaattgaaatATAATGGACatcaaaaatttgaaaatttgaaataaaTAACTCATCAAAGGAACTAGGAAGAGAAGCTAAATATTGAATAATTATTGTAGCGTGGGAGCTTAATTTATACGGAGTAATTTATTTCGGATTCCTTCACACCATTTAAAGATCATCTAATGATTTAAAGATCATTTAATGATATGAAAACAAGGATAAAAAATTTGTGAATTATGTAGATAACGGGATTCGAACCCTTCTCTACTGGATAATCTAACACATCTCTTACCGCTGGAACACACAAGCTTTCATGCATACAATAGGCGCCGTGTTTTATTTATTCATTACAGTCATATTTGGGGTAGCAGCTTAAATACGCaaacaatatttttttttcattggGGTAGCGGTTGCTACCCTTTGCTACTCATTGGATTCGCCCCTGGGTATGGGTGGTGGTGAATGCGGGTTAAAAGGGAAGAGGCCAGGAAAATAGGGAAGAGGTTAAAAGGGAAGTTGAGGGTGAAGAATTAATAAAGGGAGATGAAgcttttaaattattataatggcGGAGGAAAAAATCTAGGGAAAAAAATTGCAGGTTAAAAGAGAAGAGGCCAGGAAGATGAAGATGGGTTATAAAATGTGGGACCTATGCTACTTTTTACCTGCTATTATAGGTTAGTAAATGACCAATTCTATTAAAAGAGAAGGATGGTAAAAGTTGggtatattggtagttaaaatacagtttggagtattttgagaagtactccaatagtttggagtattcccattaaataaccctaatatATTTTGTTGTTACAATTTTTTGTTAAAAAGATAACACAATAAATTCACACCATGCATGTATGATGTATATACATCTCCCCCAACCAACCCAAGTAAAGATATGCATGCATGATAAACATGAATAAGTTTGCGTAAAATATATAAACATTGGACCAAACAAAAGTCCCCAACCTAAATAGCAATCAATAATCACTACAAATAAGTAATACTTTAAAACCTTTAGATTTAGATAACCAATAGTATCCAAAAACACACAAAGAAAGCAACCCAAATTAAAATTGCAAAATTAAACACAAACAAAATACACCAATCAAGTTAGAAAGCTTTGATGATACAAACTTTTGTCTGTGGTTGAACCCACTTAAAAAACCTTCAATACCATCTCTTGCTTCTTTTACTTTGTCCCACCCTAAAAACATACAAAAGCATCAAACAAAACTTAACCTCCCCACATATATCACGTCGCCCTTCTCTTACAAGCTTTCCTATCATGGCATTTTTGCAATTAAGACTTTATTCAAGGACAATCAAACCAACCTATATTTGTTTAAAGGACAATTATCGACGCGTCTTTGAGTTTTGTATGGGACGGTTTATGTATTCTGTGTATTGCAAATTTACAATGAGTTTAATTTGCATTATCTATTACGCGGTTATGTTTGACAAAAAATATGAATGACAGTGTTATACTAGCTAGTTCGTTTTATCTTTATTTTCCCTCTTATTTCCTGAGAACTAAAGTCAACTAACTGGGCTAATAATTCAACTAACTGAATGAAGCTGTGTTGAACTGGAGTTGAAGTGAAACTTAATTTATGAAGAGATGAGTTGAACTGAATACAACTATATTAGACTGAGATGAACTGAAAATAaggcaaaaaaacaaaaacagggCCTAAGTTATACCCCGTATTTCATAATTCAAGTACGGTCATATGACTACCAAAATTAAAGACAATCAACACTTAAATTTTAAAAAACAACTGAATATTTTTAAATCGGTTTATCATTCAATTCAATTTATCTCGATTAATTAgataatttttcaaaaaattaagCTAAATAAATACTCATTAGCCAAATTAAACCTACAATCTCATCATCTAACTTTCAAGCCTATCTAATTATGAAAATTAACAActctaaaaattatgaaaatattttcttaattttattttatcttaatGTAGGGTTCATGACTTCATGCTAAGTGGACTTTGCATATTGTATAACCAAGTTGAAAACTTTAACCAACTTTATACACATTTCCTAACTTTCTCACACACCCACttacacaaacacaaaccataTCACTTTATTTCcacttcctctctctaaaatcaATGCAATGTTACAACACTCCATACTTTAGTGTTCAATTACTAGTAGTTTTTACTAGTGTAGAAGAAAAAAAATGCTTCTTATTATTACTACTAAAATTGCACATAATCTTTGCTTTAATTCCCTATTTCAAGCTATCAAATTTAAGGGTGGTAGTTTAAAAAATTAACTAAATTTTAATAAAGGTGAAAACTTTTTGGTTTTTACCTTAAGATCTTGATTACCCatcttttgttttcttgtttATGTTCAATTCCTCCAATTTTAAGTTTTTTATTAGTAATTTTTAGTTGTTGTTGGTTATGGAGTTTATGGTAAAAGATTGGATTTTTATCCATTTTTAGAGgttttagtcttttagattgttGGGTTGTGTTAGAATTGAGAAATATTTAGTGGGTATTGTTTGTTTTTTAGTATTTTCTTAGATAAATTTCAACATTTTTCACTGTTTCATGTTACCTATGGTGTGAATTCTTGAAGGTAAGAAAATAATTCACcaaaaaaactttaaaaaaatacaaaaatttgattttttttggtgGGTTTAGCTTAAATTATATAGTTTTTGGTGGAATTATTGGGTTGCTGATTAAGTGTTTGAGGAATTGTCTCTGAGAAACAAAAAGGGTGATTTTGTGAAAAGGAGTTGGGAAATTTTGGTGTGATTAAATGATGGCAATGTCCTGCAAGGATGGTAAAGGAGTTATGGATAATGGAAAGTATGTGAGGTATACACCTGAGCAGGTTGAAGCCCTTGAGAGGCTTTATCATGAATGCCCTAAACCGAGTTCCCTTCGTCGTCAGCAGCTCATTCGGGAATGCCCTATTCTCTCTAATATTGAGCCTAAGCAAATTAAAGTCTGGTTTCAGAACAGAAGGTATACATACTCTTGTCATGAATCCaataataatactccctccgtcccaatcatttgtatTAATATATGTGTGTGGGTTTTTTTACTATGAAATTATATGTTCTTCATGTGTGTTGtgataaattatactccctccgtcccaatcttttgtttattttgattaaaataccccttaCAAAGTAttcaaaaggtaaacaaatgaataagacggAGGGAGTAACCGAGTAAGTAGTACTATCATATTATTATGGTACTGCTAGATAATGCATTTGTGAAATTTGTTGGGTGGGGAAACTTCACAGAATGCTGATATAATTCTATTTAAATTTGATATTTTGTCAATTTTTTGTCGAAGCGAGCGAGTGCCCCCTTCCTGCCCCCTCTCGCTCCACCACTGCTTAGGCCAAAATGTGGAATGCCCATGTGGTGAAATGTCTGTTTGGTGAGATGGAGTTGAAGGATATGTTAATCTTGTTAATGTTTGACAAGGGTATATTGTTTATGGTTTGGTATGAGACAGATGTAGGGAGAAACAGAGAAAAGAGGCTTCCCGGCTACAAGCTGTGAATAGGAAGCTAACtgcaatgaacaagcttttaatgGAGGAGAATGATAGATTGCAAAAGCAAGTTTCCCATCTTGTTTATGAGAATGGCTACTTTCGCCAACAGACTCAAAAAGTATGCCTTTTTCTTATGATGAAGTTTGGTGTTAATTCCGATTACTACTGATTAAAGTTCGATACTACCTTGGTTTCACCTTAATTTTCCGGTTTGATTTACGCTATCTCGGAGACGATAATACGACAATATATTAACCATATGCtggtttgttttgtatgttggtTGTTTTTGGTGTTAGGCTGGGATTGCTAGTAAAGACACAAGTTGTGAATCAGTGGTGACGAGTGGTCAACACCAATTGATAACACAACATCCTCCAAGAGATGCTAGTCCTGCAGGGTAAGTGGGGGAATAATTTGATTGTTGTGTCATTTTCAAAAGACATTGGTTTATGTGAACTTTGTTGGGGTGTGGCTGACGAGTTTGTGCTTTTTTTTTGTTCTCTTTCTTTTACTATCTTTCCCAGACTTTTGTCCATTGCAGAAGAAACTTTAGCAGAGTTTCTTTCAAAGGCTACTGGAACTGCTGTTGAGTGGGTCCAAATGCCTGGAATGAAGGTACTTAATTGCCCTTTTGATTTtactaattaataattaattaacttattGTAGTTAATTACCCTCTGCTAATGGACTTAATTCTTTGTTATACTCGTGCCTGACACGATAATTAAAGATATCATTATTGAAATTAAGGGTATGACTTGAATTTGGTACACGACCCTTACCAATCACTATGAAGCAATTACAAAAAGAGAAGCCTGCATGACAATATAGAGAAAGAGACTCTCTTTGGAGCATTTTGTATTATGTATTTATTGGTACTTATATGTGGTGCACGTCTGCCCGAGTTTGAGCAACATATGTCAAAACACGTGCCTTTAAATGGTTACAGAGACTATATTGAAATGCTGGAGTTCTGTTGTAGATTTTTTGACTGGCAATAATGATGGAGTACCTTCCTAATCTGTCTGTTAATTTGTGTAGCCTGGTCCGGATTCCATTGGAATCGTTGCTATTTCTCATGGTTGCACTGGAGTGGCAGCACGAGCCTGCGGCCTGGTGGGTCTTGAACCTACCCGGGTACGTGTCTACTGCCTTCAGAGCTtcatttcttgtttttttttttttttttttttttttttgctttttattCGAACTAGAATTCGAACTAGAATGACCTCTAAATTATCTGGCAGGTAGCGGAAATCCTCAAGGATCGGCCATCGTGGTTTCGCGATTGCCGAGCTGTGGATGTGCTTAACGTGCTGCCCACTGCAAATGGTGGAACCATTGAGCTGCTTTACATGCAGGTTAGCTTGATGATTTGACGATGTGAGTTTTGAAATTGTTTATTTTGATGGCTACTAATTTgtgttgattttgttgtcatcTTATTCGTTTTGTAGCTCTATGCCCCAACAACATTGGCACCTGCCCGTGATTTCTGGTTGCTCAGATATACTTCTGTTATGGAAGATGGTAGTTTGGTGGTAAGTAGTCTCTTGTGGTATATTTGTCATTAAAGTGACCTAATATGGTTGTTTCTGCTAACTCCTATGGGTTTATGAATATGAATTAAGACTCAACTATTTTGTAATGTTTTCCATGCATAGGTGTGTGAACGATCACTTAACAATACTCAGAATGGTCCAAGCATGCCTGGTGTGCAGAACTTTGTTAGAGCAGAGATGCTACCAAGTGGGTATCTTATAAGGCCTTGTGAAGGAGGTGGTTCAATAATACACATTGTTGACCATATGGATCTTGAGGTAGAAGATATACATCTCTGaattattgatgatgatgatgattctaCTTAATTCCGATGTTTACTGATTGGTCATATCATGCCTTATACAGCCTTGGAGCGTGCCAGAGGTTCTGCGTCCCTTGTATGAATCGTCAACTGTAGTAGCCCAGAAAACAACATTGGCGGTAAGTTCTCAAATCATGAATTAACGCGGCCGACAACATCCAATTAATAACATTACCTTAGTGCCTCAGAGGCTCCTGTAAATGACGTGGTCAAGGGGTTGGATGTACGCAGCCTCACCTAAGTGTGTTACTAAGACAGCTAACATAAATATGTTGGTTTTCCGATGACTAATAATGGCAATTGCGTCGAAAATGGTATCAAATGATTGTTTCAAGATAAAATACTTGCAACCAGTCTTGTGCGCCATTTTGCTTTATTTCGTCATAATCTCGAACTAAAGAATAGCGTGTTAGTGGCTCCATTGGAAGtggaaacaaaaaaaatgaagtCTTCGTTGTTCATAGCAATAGGAGAAGTCGTCATTTTTCGATTGGAAGTGGAAACAAAACAAATGAAGTCTTCGTTGTTCATAGCAATAAGAGAAATCTGGAGCTGAGTTTTCTTATGGCTCCCGTATTGGTTTCATTCAGGCCCTGCGACAATTGAGACAGATTGCTCAGGAAATTTCCCAGCCAACAGTGACCAACTGGGGTAGGCGTCCTGCTGCTCTGCGCGCTCTAAGCCAGAGGTTGAGCAGGTAGGTTTATGCTTTAGTTTCGCCATCACTGTGAGTTTATTCTTTGGTTGATTTCTTACTATCTGGATCTGATAATGTCATTAACCAGGGGTTTTAATGAGGCACTGAATGGGTTTAGTGATGAAGGATGGACAATGATTGGAAATGATGGCGTCGATGATGTCACTGTTCTTGTGAACTCATCACCCGACAAACTGATGACCCTAAACCTTACATATGCTAATGGATTTCCAACTGTGAGCAATACTGTTCTGTGTGCTAAAGCATCTATGCTTTTACAGGTAATTTCAATTTTGTTGGGAATGAAGTTATTGAAATTGTTACTAGACATGCTTTTATAATCTCTCTAGTCTCTCCCCACTCCCTCCTTTAAAAAGTTTGGTCAATTATAACAGTAATCTACAGTATCAACTCTTTGAAAGCTTGGATCTTTGTCAATTAGGAGCCTTTCTATTTGGTTCATAGTTTGCATTCCTTCTCGCTGAATGTTGTCCTATCTGGATTGAAGTGTCTGAAGCCAACTGTTTGCGATTTCTGATGCAATGTGTGTTTGTATGCTCTCGTTGAATCTAAATGGTCAAAACATCAAAGTATCGTGGTTGGACTCCACTGACACTGTTTACGATTTTCGACGCTGTGTGTATTTGGATGTTCTTATCCAGCTTAGATTATCAAAACTTCCAAGTACCTAGAGTGGAATCCACTGACAGTGTTTTGTATATAAGAAGTTGGTAGACAATTGTGTCTACTCGCTCAACTGTGGACAGCTGTATACATAGGTGAAGTTCTTGCTGTTCCGAAGAGTCATAACAGGATGGATATGGTTTATTAATCTTATGCTCATGGGCTGAGTGTCGGGATATAAAACTAAATTTCTAGATGTTTAGTTACATTAAGAGGAATATGAAGATGATTTTTGTGACCGTGTTCCTAGTGCCTAGTCGTAGTAGCATTACTCACCGAAGAAGGACCAAAGCAAATGAACTTACTGAAAAATTATTTAGATACGAAGATGAGAAGGTATCAAAGCAACAAAGGGagtaaataatacggagtattaatgAAAAATTATTTACGTCGTTTGAGAACATAAAAGTTGTTTTCTTTCAATTTAGAGATGCATTTCCTGTGATTTTTCTCCCATAAATGTTTTTTTCCCTTTCCTGTTGTCGCTTCACATACAGTCGTGTCTATTCTAATTGTAAGTGGGATAATTTTTTTCTTGGACTACTTGTGACGGCCGAGTGATAAAGCTTCAACTTTATTATAGATTTATTGATACTTTCGTACCACAATAAAAATAATGTCTATTCTCTATTAAGGTTGGCACTAATTTACTCTCTTCATCTGCAGAATGTCCCCCCTGCTGTGCTTCTTAGGTTCCTGAGGGAACACAGATCAGAATGGGCCGACAACAATATTGATACATACTTAGCCGCTGCAACAAAAATTAGTCCCTGTAGCCTTCCTGGAACACGTGTTGGAGGCTTTGGTAATCAAGTTATTCTTCCATTGGCTCATACCATCGAGCACGAAGAGGTAACTATGTAATTTACATTTTGTATCTGTAAATGCTTACATTTTCATCTTTGATTTTTACACTTTCCTTGTCATTAGCTCTTGGAGGTCATTAAACTGGAAGGCGTGGTCAGCTGCCATGAAGATGCTATGATGCCACGAGACATGTTCTTGCTACAAGTATGTGCAATTGTTCTATTACACTTTCTCTTTAGCGCTAACATTTCATATTTGTTTCTTTGAAAATTTCACAAATATGGTTGCCCATCAATTCCTGTCATCTGGTTTCGTAtctatatattatattaatttaatctTTCCTTTtgtgtttctttgttttccaagGGTATACCCTTGGGTGCTCTCTTATGGAATTTATCCTATCCCATCACTTTCTTGAGCTCAAAGAGCATAAATAGGAGTATCAAATAGATGTTTTGCCATGTTACAAAATGAATGTGATGAATTATTTCCTTATTCTTGCCTCTCCAACCCGTACTTGATTGTGAGAGTTGGACTTGGGTTCGTGTCAAATAGATGTCGTGCCACTTTTGAAACTAGTGTGATGAATTATTGACTTAACCTTGCCACTTCAGAGCGTTGGGCGTGCACATTTTTAAAGTTCTCGTTTTTAGCTGAATATTAAAGCTCAAATTTTTGTGGTTTTCACAAGCCTTGGTCCCAAAAATAAATTGGGTTATCTAATAAGAAGAATCACAAGTGACCATGACTTAGCAAATCAAGTTAAAGGTTAAAGCTAGCTTCAACACAGCGATATGCTCCATTCGCAATTTGGTGAAATTTAAATCTGATAGATTCTTGATTCGGACATATAAATTTGTGAATATTCAAACTTTTTTTGGTGTACGATCTGCTTCATTGTATTGTGATGTTGGAAGAAAATTAATACT
The Silene latifolia isolate original U9 population chromosome 11, ASM4854445v1, whole genome shotgun sequence genome window above contains:
- the LOC141610932 gene encoding homeobox-leucine zipper protein ATHB-15-like — protein: MMAMSCKDGKGVMDNGKYVRYTPEQVEALERLYHECPKPSSLRRQQLIRECPILSNIEPKQIKVWFQNRRCREKQRKEASRLQAVNRKLTAMNKLLMEENDRLQKQVSHLVYENGYFRQQTQKAGIASKDTSCESVVTSGQHQLITQHPPRDASPAGLLSIAEETLAEFLSKATGTAVEWVQMPGMKPGPDSIGIVAISHGCTGVAARACGLVGLEPTRVAEILKDRPSWFRDCRAVDVLNVLPTANGGTIELLYMQLYAPTTLAPARDFWLLRYTSVMEDGSLVVCERSLNNTQNGPSMPGVQNFVRAEMLPSGYLIRPCEGGGSIIHIVDHMDLEPWSVPEVLRPLYESSTVVAQKTTLAALRQLRQIAQEISQPTVTNWGRRPAALRALSQRLSRGFNEALNGFSDEGWTMIGNDGVDDVTVLVNSSPDKLMTLNLTYANGFPTVSNTVLCAKASMLLQNVPPAVLLRFLREHRSEWADNNIDTYLAAATKISPCSLPGTRVGGFGNQVILPLAHTIEHEELLEVIKLEGVVSCHEDAMMPRDMFLLQLCSGMDENAVGTCSELVFAPIDASFADDAPLLPSGFRIIPLDSSKEASSPNRTLDLASALEVGTSVSKSAADNSGSGGNVRSVMTIAFQFAFESHLQDNVASMARQYVRSIISSVQRVALALSPHMGSQAGLRSPLGNPEALTLACWICQSYRCFLGGELLKSAGGGGDAVLKSLWSHSDAIMCCSLKAVPVFTFANQAGLDMLETTLVALQDITLEKILDDHGRKTLCSEFPHILQQGFACLQGGICLSSMGRPISYERAVAWKVLNEEENAHCICFMFINWSFV